The stretch of DNA GGCCAGTTCGAATTTTAAAGATACATATACATTATTAATGACGTGGGGATGAAAACAaccattaaaacaaaaacactgcTTAAAACAACGGCCATATAATGAAACTCTTCCAACTATTGCAGTGCACTGTAATGGAATGAGATGACCAGATCAAGCAACACAAACATTACACAGGACAGGATGTACCTTTCCAACCTGTTTACAAACTGATTAAAATGTTCATCGCTGGACTTTACCCGTTCCCTTAAGTTATTCTCCTCAAAAGGACAGGCCAGGGGCTGGGACGGGCGTGCAGCAGGGGTTGCCCTGGCCTGCCCACCTCCGTTGCCTGCCTGTGGCCCCTGCCTGTGGCCCTCACTGTGTCCCCGGACTCTCTTACCTCCTCCACATCGATCTCATTGTAGTCGATCTCCTCGAAATGCAACGCCTGCGGGGCATCGATGATCTCGGCCGACATCCCTGCttggggagacggggagacggggatCGGGTCGGGGCGCAGGCCGCCCGCCAGCCCGGCCGCCCTGCCTGCCTCCCTGCCTGCCCCTGGTGCTGCCGCACTCAGCTGCGCGGGCCCGGCGCCGCTGCGAGTGGCGGTGGTTGTCGACACCGGATGGCGGTTGCGGCGGTTGCTGCAGCGCTCCGGTCGCTCCCACCGGCTTCACCCGGCATTTCCGGGGTTAATCCGGCCCGCAAACATCCGGGCACCGCCGCCGGCTGCCGGAACTGACGTACTTCGCTCGGGCACAGGTCGAACCAGTCAGAGCGAGGGAGATGCGCCTGCGCCGGGTTGTCGACCGGTGGAGGGAGGTGCGCACGCGCCTGAGTTAGTCGCCGGCAGGTGGAGGGAGGCGCGCACGCGCCGGATGCCGGCAGGGGTTGTTGGTGCGCGTGCGCCGGCTCGGTGCGTGTGGCGTCTGAGTGAGTGAGGCGTGTCTGCGCCTGCGCCGGATGCGCTTGCGCTTGCGCCTGCGCCGGGCGCCGGCAGGCGGAATAAGGTGCGCCTGCGCCTGTGCGGTTTGAATTTTGCGCGGCAACTGAACGGGAGCCGCTGGCAAATTGatggtggaaaccaaagatcccagcggagcaagatagaccacacctcgaaaaacgcgtagtatcacgtgtgtgatcgtcgacgccatttttcgaggcatttattgggcttcccccacactgtcatggcgtccttatctaaatttcatctcactgttctgctatcaagtattctaatcgtaaatctaaacgacccgacctctcattctttaggttccccaataaaaaagaaaggtgagaaaatatttttattattttcagtcgatattctgtcgtgaaaatgttattttctgttctcccatcaacggccattgggaaactaggtttgtcggcacattagaaagttattagacttattttttaatagatctttactcaccacaataataaagacaattttaacacttctgtacgtttttggttttgttcttgtaagggattggtctccacaatatggcccgcggacacattaggcccagtgaccaggagatttttcgagctcagattcaagtccgagaatgggcggctgttacccattatatccctcgaattgtcaagacatcacaagcaaagatcacaagcatctggatggcggcgctggcttaacagctgcggcccacctgcagtccgtctgtttttttcttttgttttgttccttgtcatgttttagttaattttgttttattaagttgtgtatgtgtgtgggtggggtgggagaaacatgctttggcctcttccttcgggggatgcgactttttcttcggtcgtgtcccccgtctccgtctgcgccgaggcctagtgGCGGGGCTGGCGGcagcggagctgtggcggcggcagcagcggcggagacctggctcagccctgaggctgtggcggcggcggcagcagcggcggcggagacctgacccggctggagctgtggcggcggcggcagcagcggcggcggagacctgacccggcacccaagctgtggcggcggcggcggcagcggcagcagcagcggaggcctgactcggccctggagctgccgcggcggcagcagcagcagcggcggcggcggcccgactcggccctggagctgtggcggcggcagcggcagcagcagcggagacctgactcggccctggagctgtggcggcggcagcggcagcagcagcggagacctggctcggcaccgaggctgtggcggcggcggcggcagcagcagcggagacctggatcggccctggagctgtggcagcagcggcggcagcagcagcggagacctggaccggcaccgaggctgtggctgcggcggcggcagcagcagcagcggcggagacctggcccggcaccgaggctgtggcagcggcgacctggctcggcaccggagctgtggcggcggcagcggaagcggagacctgactcggcctctgagctgtggcgaggcagcgaccacccgcggagttcgaaccgtcgcctcggcgcagagggagaacaaagagggaagagccagagactttaagattttgccttccaccacagtgaggaggtgtttggtgaactcactgtggtggatgttaaatttgtgttgactatgtgttttgtcattttttttaattatatgtatgactgcagggaaacagaatttcgttcagaccgaaaggtctgaatgacaataaacaaatctaatctaatctaatctaagcccgccgtgaagaagggtgcaatcaaatattatacaactctgctctatcatctttggtgcaatggtgggccggggggttcggtggcggcggccgcaatcaaagatactagatgagctctgctctatattctttggtcggaatgggacggctgcgtgTTATACTGTGCTattgttccactctccctctcctccttctccctgtcccccttctccctctcccctccctctccccccttttccccttctccctctcccccccttctccctgtcccccttctccctctccttttttccccttctccctctcccccttctccctctccccccttctccctctcttctctcgatctctctctcccctcgctcccctctcttctctcgatctctctctcccctctcttctctccatctctctttccctatcttctctcgatctctctctctctctccccctctcttctctcgatctccctcccttccctctctccctcccttccatctctccctcccttacctcttcgtgagagttggcagctctgctatgccttgggtccaaaagaggatagaaagaaaatacttaatggtctttgtaagaagattttgataagctcttctacatttaaggtaaattgacatattagaggcaaaaagcatcttcaatatacaggtctctccacacaactgaaaacaattgcatttaagtgatatatcatccattgttcaggcatgtagcactaggttacaataaacttcctacatattccaggaatgcatctcataaaaatgggagaggcttaaatgcattgtaaaatcataaatccatgttgacttggactaatccttttactgctatccaaatgccccattattatatctttaataattgactccagcatctttcacaccaccaaagtcaggctaactggtctgtaattccccgttttctctctcgctcctttcttgaaaagtgggatagcattagctatcctccaatccacaggaactgatcgtaaatctattgatcgttggaaaatgatcatatgtataaatatatatgtatgtgtatatatgcatgtatatgtgtgtatatatgtatgtatatatgtttatatgtgtgtatgtatgcatataaatgtatccatatgtatgcgtgtatttgtatgtgtgcatatgtatgtgtatacgtatgtatgtgtgtatatatgtatgtgtatatatatgtgtgtatatatatatatatgcatatatatattattactatataattatatatataattgcctttatggtttatgtatatcatcttacaagacaaataaattaatagtgattatttaaatcaaagttgcttctgatccatgagaataaacttaattatctctaacttgcctctcacacacagacacacattcatataaatatatgaaatatgtatatgttaaatttaattttgtgcagtgtgtgttaaagcaatacaagggaaactgcacaatacaatgcaagggaaactacgcaaaggagggggctgttcccgctacaagatactcgaggatctttgctttggatcaaagattatagcggagctctataatctttgctttggatcacagcgggtggcataccggaagtcgcgttaaaaaatggcggccgtgacgttccgccacgtactacacgtcagtctattggatttcggaggagtggtctatcttgctcctctaggatctttggtggaaacATTGTGCAGGTCGGGCAGCGCCTGGGGAATGGAACGGACCGatacgttttggattgggaccgtttagatttattattatttctgtactgagatactgtgaaaagctttgttttgtgtactACCCAATCAGATGTACAATAAAGTCAAACTCAAACAATGTAGCATATCGTtttccaaagacaaagtccaacgtGGAAGGACCATtgtgaaactgttcctgagtctggtggtatgcGTTTTCATGCTTCTATATTTTGtgccggatgggagcagggataAGAAAGAATGACTATTTCTGGCAGCCTTGGGAAGAGCTGCTTCCAAACCAAGTTCtcatgcaacccaacagtatgctttctatgacaCAGAGATTTGTAAAACAAACTGGATACATGACAAATTTCCTCAATCTCCTCAACAAGTTGCATCAACGTGGTTGGTCCACACAACAGATCGGTGGTAATAATGCGaaggaacttgaagttctcaaCGATTTTCACTttgacaccattgatgctgaatgaatgaattaatatgtttattggccaagtatattcacgtacaaggaatttgccttcgtgctctgcccgcaagtgacaacatgacatacagtgactgttaggaatgacacataaaacatgaaacattaataataaaacatcggTTAaggatgtgaattaaataaaataccagagcaaaaggaggctacagattttttgtcattgaatagagctactactcgtggaaaaacgctctttttatgcctggctgtggcagctttgacagtccggaattGCCTTCcaaagggaagattcaaagagtttggggccagggtgagaggggacagaaatgatcttacccgctcgcttcctggcccttgcagtgtacagtttgtcaatggagggaaggttgcagccgctCGGACAATTTGcttggatgtcgtgcttggtagctgagccaaaccagaccacgatggagaaggtgaggacagactctataatggccttgtagaattggaccatcattgcctgtggtagattgtgcttcctcagttgccgcaggaagtacatcacaACACCTTGGTGTTTCTCTGCAGAGTCTAGCAATgtaacaacattttgagatttaaaaaatcaagtctgcaatttatcccatcagataaagcataaaaagaagtttaatttgacaccttattcactttcatatcttcagtattaaaaaagttatgtccatttttatactcggaaattagcttgttccctattgattttccattgacaacacaaaagctgtgatcgaggatagTCTAAagtccataactttattaaaaagtaagagaactgaaagacattttcagttattatagattgaagcattctgagacaaatattaaacaatcttacttggatgacctgaaattaaagcatataattagttagttacccaattgtagctaattccaaaattcaattactagatctaaacatctatccatttcttaaggaaagattaacatttttatataGCCTAAGTGTACAAAGAACATTCAGACAAGAATTCacattaaaacatgatttttaaatctcagtgacattaatttataggccaaatggaaggaatttagtgttcaattgctgtaaattaatggtcatttaaatcagctttcgagtgggatcgtgtggaacgcgatggtttggaatgttcccattgcggtgaatttgtaccccatatgcccagaaaaatactgcaggatttaatgggcccccaaatcagctactcgcaacataaaattttgtataaagggatcttaagaagcgctttttaacgtaaaaataaccaGCCTATTGAGATGAGgacccctacatgagatccgtcccgttggcggcggtcgcgggtttagaggatgatttttaacctactataacaattaaataaaccaatatagtttaaaaatagctgcagcgaactaatgtcgcagcgatttttcatcagcaactaagtaggctgaacaacctcgatttgaatagccgagagaaaatcgcgttttaaacccgcccccctctcaaaggcgccaaaatcgcgcacacgggcagcgacagacctACAGCAACGCTGAAGGTaaattttgcaacatacctacagagtccccatacattttatcaattgggaggacatctggacctcaccttatctgatgtattgatctgggacctagacttcctgtCACCAGCTCGCAGCTTGGGGCTTCTTACAGAAAAAGGCTAACAGGCCTTGTAGATGCATAAATCCTTTACTTTATTGTAACTTTGTTTTGGCCAAGATTTACATTCCCCCCTTTTATCATATGATAATCCATCATCAATGATAATCAAAGTACAATAGTGACTGTTTCATTCTAACAAATATCATAACAAAAAGATGCTGATGTATTTCCCAGAATCTCATCAAGCTTCCCGCGTTTTGTGGGCATAGCTTAATGATTTCCGTCTGATGAGTTTTCATGGGCGCAAATCCCCTCCATTCATATTGATGTAATCTGCTTGATCCAAAGCAGTGCTCTCGCTTaaatttttttccctgttgccagctgggcaaccttggcagctttttaggttgccaaatgacagtttaggtggtcatttaagatggcttccaTGACgcatgctcggacgaagtgcatagttaccagtcggaattatgctcaatgaagcattcacatattatttctgcttcaaataaagtcacaaactaacatattcaccaatcaagacatgatatataccacaatgacatgcagcaaaattataatacagtatcgcaACTCTTTAtatacattgcaattaatgcaatttttattatttcttttcacttccaaacaaaaatgtggttggattattcagcgtatgatcaacctgtgtcaataaatcctggaccttgataacatatatgcttaaccatgcacactacagattgatgcaagcatgttttctgtgaaggaccaaaaattatCATAGCATGGCCATAGCTTgagtcgttattgctattggtacagaaacactcgcttcccacatacaatacaatacaatacaatacaatacaatacaatacaatacaatacaataccgtttatttgtcatttgaacctcacatgaagttcaaacgaaatttgatttctgcagtcatacaacaagaaagaaccaagacgcaccaacacaatttacacaaacatccatcacagtgaatctgctcctcactgtgatggaaggcaaagtcttgtctctcccttgctctccattcttctcccgatgtcaaagtcaaattcAAAgcacccggcgggcgctagcaagtcccgcagccatttaaagccacgccgggcgatgtaagtagcaatgttacaacatttttagattttaaaaatcaagtctgcaatttatcccatcagataaagcataaaaagaagtataatttgacacctaattcacgttcatatctcaagtatttaaaaggttatggccattttcatactcggaaattagcatcttgttccctattgattttctatggacataacaaaaaagctgtgatcgtggacagtcaaaagcccataactttcttaaaaattaagagaactgaatgaaattttcagttatcatagtttgaagcattctgaaacaaatataaatcaaccttacttggatgacctgaaattaaagcatataattagttagttacccaattggagctaatttcaaacttcaattactagatctaaacatctacctatttcttaataaatgattaacatttttaaatagcctaagtgtccaaataatattcacaaataattcacaataaaacatgatttttaaatctcatttacattaatttataagccaaatggaaggaatttagtgttcaattgctgtaaattaaagtcaatttaaatcagctttctaatgggatcctgtgaacgcgctggtttagaacgttcacattgcggtggatttgtgccctcaaatgcccagaaaaatactgcgggatataatgggtccaaaatgagctactcgcaactttaaactttgtataaagggatcttaagaagccctttttaatgtaaaaataaacagcctaccttctgttgtcttctgtatgagaccctgccggttgccggtggtcgcgggtttagaggttaatttttaaactactacaacaattatataaagcctttaaaactaataatagctaaagcgacggaatattccagtgattttccgttaataattaactaggctgaacatcctcgattggaacagcctagggaaaatcgcattttaagccctctaaacagcgccaaaatcacgcacacccgcagcgacagattttcagcgacgcttcaggtaggctttgcaacatacctaatgtaaggccctgctctaggtcttgatgttggagcccccggcgggcgctagcaagtcccgcggctgtttaagctgcgccgggcgatgtatggccccgctccaggtcactttcaaccccgcaattcgggcgggagaagttgctgttgctggTGCTCCgtaaaagtggtctcccaccagggacccgcgagctcccggtgtcaccatccaccggagtcaggtcgcagcagcgcgccaccacagctctccacgctccaaagccgGCCAGCTcaacgatggtaggtccgcagctccgtcgGCTCCGTGACTtaagcccccaggtcattccggttggaggccgctccacggtgctaggccccaacggcaatggagacccgacagggaaaaggtcgggtccacgtacagggaagagatttaaaagtttctcccacccaccccccacacatacacagttaaaaacccactacagactataccctcaacgggacaaaaaaaaaagacagacggactgctgaggccgctgcgacgtcggtcgcgccgcccactacGGTGtagagatggttaaccagaatggtttaaaaacaatgaactgcacatacgtgtttacaaaaaaggacacaaagtgctggagttattcagtgggacaggcagcatctcatgagagaaggaatgggtgacgtttcacgtcgagactgaagaaaagtctcgacctgaaaagttaccCATTTCTTCCATGTCTACTTCTCCATGTCGCAGCCTTGCCACATGACGGGtaggggaagggacgctcaccgctgtgggtacgccggtgctgccacaggctggacatgcgggtgaaacacttgccacactcagcgcacacaaagggtctctctccggtgtgtatCTGCTGGTGCTCCTGCAGCCCCCGTGCGCTCTTGAAACGCTTGCCGCTTTGTGAGCCGGCGTGATCACCCGCGTGGTCGGTGCTGCCGCAACCTCCACGAGCTGTCAAACGcctcaccgcagtacgggcagtcgtagggctggccactagTATGCACGTGCTCGTAagacagggcgtgggaggccaTTGCAAATTGCTCTTCACACACCAGGCTGGGGACAGGACGGTCGTCGgcatgcacccgctggtgggacagctgCCTGGAGgagcgggtgaaacccttgccgcaCTGGTCGCAGGTGAAGGGGTGCTCGCtggtgtgggtgtgctggtgcttCACCAGCCTGTCGgaatgggtgaagcccttgccgcagtcgctgcagatgTAGGGcagctccccggtgtgcaggcgcctgtgcaccttcagttCCGTgaacgacttgaagcctttgccgcagtccgagcaggtgaagggccgctcactgctgtggaCCCGCCGGTGGTTCTTCAGCGCATGCGtcgtcttgaagctcttgccgcagtcggagcaggtgaagggtcgCTCAtcgctgtgcacccgccggtggttCTTCAGCTGGTCTGCCCTCTTGAAGTCCTTGCCGCAGTCAGAGCAACCGAAGGGCCTGTGGAAAGGACGGTCGCCAgtatgcacccgctggtgggacagcagaaaGGTGGAGCAGGTAaaacccttgccgcactgggcgcaagtGTAGGGGCGCTCGTTGGTGTGGGAGAGCTGGTGCGCCTTCCGGTtgttggagcgggtgaagcccttgccgcagtcgctgcaggtgtagggccgctcccccgTGTGCAGGCGCAGGTGCTGCATCAAGTCCAgcaacgacttgaagcctttgccgcagtcggagcaggtgaagggccgctcactgctgtgcacccgctggtgccgCTGTAGCCCCGACAAGCAGGCAAAGcccttgccgcaggtggagcagacATAGgtcttctcgcccgtgtgcacccgccggtgctgcCGTAGCCCAGACAACCAGGCAAAGTtcttgccacaggtggagcagccatagggcttctcgcccatgTGCACGCGCCGGTGGCTCTTCACCTCATGCGCCGTGGTGAAGttcttgccgcagtc from Leucoraja erinacea ecotype New England chromosome 5, Leri_hhj_1, whole genome shotgun sequence encodes:
- the LOC129697666 gene encoding zinc finger protein 239-like gives rise to the protein MGEKPYGCSTCGKNFAWLSGLRQHRRVHTGEKTYVCSTCGKGFACLSGLQRHQRVHSSERPFTCSDCGKGFKSLLDLMQHLRLHTGERPYTCSDCGKGFTRSNNRKAHQLSHTNERPYTCAQCGKGFTCSTFLLSHQRVHTGDRPFHRPFGCSDCGKDFKRADQLKNHRRVHSDERPFTCSDCGKSFKTTHALKNHRRVHSSERPFTCSDCGKGFKSFTELKVHRRLHTGELPYICSDCGKGFTHSDRLVKHQHTHTSEHPFTCDQCGKGFTRSSRQLSHQRVHADDRPVPSLVCEEQFAMASHALSYEHVHTSGQPYDCPYCGEAFDSSWRLRQHRPRG